The following are encoded together in the Variovorax sp. PBS-H4 genome:
- a CDS encoding cupin domain-containing protein, translated as MTIPQIRLTREEMRKRVAYFKDLKGFDGGLPDSRYPSAVRKLYNAVGFQPPKGKGGADVVSPVGAQAAENAAIRISEGFNLGFCEAKPGNGPMMHNHDTNETFMPLTGTWRCAWELDGKEEYFDVGPWDICSFPAGVNRRFENITHDEPHKTHFLMFVIGGNAPEADFTEKAKATLREEGLLA; from the coding sequence ATGACTATTCCCCAGATCCGCCTCACCCGCGAAGAGATGCGCAAACGCGTCGCCTACTTCAAAGACCTCAAGGGCTTCGACGGCGGGCTGCCGGACAGCCGCTATCCGAGTGCGGTGCGCAAGCTCTACAACGCGGTGGGCTTCCAGCCGCCGAAGGGCAAGGGCGGGGCCGATGTGGTCTCGCCGGTCGGCGCGCAGGCGGCCGAGAACGCTGCCATCCGCATCAGCGAAGGTTTCAACCTCGGCTTTTGCGAGGCCAAGCCTGGCAACGGCCCGATGATGCACAACCACGACACCAATGAGACCTTCATGCCGCTCACCGGCACCTGGCGCTGCGCGTGGGAGCTCGACGGCAAGGAGGAATATTTCGACGTCGGCCCGTGGGACATCTGCTCCTTCCCGGCGGGCGTGAACCGGCGGTTCGAGAACATCACGCATGACGAGCCGCACAAGACGCACTTCCTCATGTTCGTGATCGGCGGCAATGCGCCCGAGGCCGACTTCACCGAGAAGGCCAAGGCAACGCTGCGCGAAGAAGGGCTGTTGGCGTGA
- a CDS encoding Bug family tripartite tricarboxylate transporter substrate binding protein, with translation MSHFLSRRAALGRLGATAFAVATPPLLAQGPWPQKPIRIVVPFAAGVSPDVVTRIISEPLGRALGQPIVIDNRAGAAGIIGAEVAAKSPADGYTLFMTVNSIMGINPNVYVKLPYDTFRDFAPVTQVALVPYVLITGPNQPDKSLKDLLARAMTKPGSVDYGSLGVGSGPHVVMEMMCNMAGIRMVHVPYKGSPLADVMAGQMPLAFEPATTAVPLIKSGKLRALAVTSKQRSPSLPDVPAVAELLPGYDGDGWQGFYVPVGTPPDIIARFNAEIVKVLRVPEVQRKLVELGLQPVGNSVEEFAKLSRQEFDKWGKIAKANNIRIDS, from the coding sequence ATGTCCCATTTTCTTTCCCGCCGCGCCGCGCTCGGCCGCCTTGGTGCCACGGCGTTTGCCGTCGCAACGCCCCCGTTGCTGGCCCAGGGCCCCTGGCCCCAGAAACCGATTCGCATAGTCGTGCCGTTCGCAGCCGGCGTATCGCCGGACGTGGTGACGCGCATCATCAGCGAGCCGTTGGGCCGCGCGTTGGGGCAGCCGATCGTGATCGACAACCGCGCCGGCGCGGCCGGCATCATCGGCGCCGAGGTGGCGGCCAAGAGTCCGGCCGACGGCTACACGCTGTTCATGACGGTCAACTCGATCATGGGCATCAATCCCAACGTCTACGTCAAGCTGCCCTACGACACCTTCCGCGACTTCGCGCCGGTGACGCAGGTGGCGCTGGTGCCCTATGTGCTGATCACCGGCCCGAACCAGCCAGACAAGAGCCTCAAGGACCTGCTCGCGCGCGCGATGACCAAGCCCGGGTCGGTCGACTACGGCTCGCTGGGCGTCGGTTCGGGGCCGCACGTCGTGATGGAGATGATGTGCAACATGGCGGGCATCCGGATGGTGCACGTGCCCTACAAGGGCAGCCCGCTCGCCGACGTCATGGCCGGCCAGATGCCGCTCGCCTTCGAGCCCGCGACCACGGCCGTGCCGCTGATCAAGAGCGGCAAGCTGCGCGCGCTGGCCGTCACGAGCAAGCAGCGCAGCCCGTCGCTGCCGGACGTGCCTGCCGTGGCCGAGCTGTTGCCGGGCTACGACGGCGACGGCTGGCAAGGCTTCTATGTGCCGGTTGGCACGCCGCCGGACATCATCGCGCGCTTCAACGCCGAGATCGTCAAGGTACTGCGCGTACCCGAGGTGCAGCGCAAGCTGGTCGAGCTGGGCCTGCAGCCGGTGGGCAACTCGGTCGAGGAATTCGCGAAGCTGTCGCGCCAGGAGTTCGACAAGTGGGGAAAGATCGCGAAGGCGAACAACATCCGCATCGATTCCTGA
- a CDS encoding LysR family transcriptional regulator, which translates to MRLQDFDLNLLRAFDALLRERHVTRAAERLEMSQSSMSASLAKLRDVLGDELLMRSGTGLVPTELALLIWPRVQDAIAAVERVIEPPRFDPTTASHTFRLIVIDYIDLLMMPAVMRRIRREAPGVKLHVLQTNPHHFGEMMAAGELDLALTYFPNAPDYLKGRKLFSDRFLGLAASGHPVHKQALDVAAFCALPHVTIEPVSAQIYNVQIDAALEPHGRRRNVLMIKPSFLALPFVLETSDMVASVPARFARRMTRMAAVEPFDLPLELPLFDVRMLWHPRTDHSPAHEWLRALMIDCAREA; encoded by the coding sequence ATGCGGCTGCAAGACTTCGATCTGAACCTGCTGCGCGCCTTCGATGCCCTGCTGCGCGAGCGGCACGTCACGCGCGCGGCCGAGCGGCTCGAGATGAGCCAGTCATCCATGAGCGCTTCGCTCGCCAAGCTGCGCGATGTGCTCGGCGACGAGCTGCTGATGCGCTCCGGCACCGGGCTGGTGCCGACCGAGCTCGCGTTGTTGATCTGGCCGCGCGTACAGGACGCGATCGCCGCGGTGGAGCGGGTGATAGAGCCTCCGCGCTTCGATCCCACGACCGCGAGCCATACCTTCCGCCTGATCGTCATCGACTACATCGACCTGCTCATGATGCCGGCCGTGATGCGCCGCATCCGCCGCGAAGCGCCAGGCGTCAAGTTGCACGTCCTTCAGACCAATCCGCACCACTTCGGCGAGATGATGGCGGCCGGCGAGCTGGATCTTGCGCTCACCTATTTTCCGAATGCGCCCGACTACCTCAAGGGGCGGAAGCTGTTTTCGGATCGCTTTCTCGGCCTCGCCGCGAGCGGCCATCCGGTGCACAAGCAGGCGCTCGATGTGGCTGCCTTCTGCGCGCTGCCGCACGTGACCATCGAGCCGGTGTCCGCGCAGATATACAACGTGCAGATCGATGCCGCGCTGGAGCCTCATGGGCGGCGCCGCAATGTCCTGATGATCAAGCCCAGCTTTCTCGCGCTTCCGTTCGTGCTCGAGACTTCCGACATGGTGGCGAGCGTGCCGGCGCGGTTCGCGCGGCGGATGACGCGCATGGCCGCCGTGGAGCCCTTCGACCTGCCGCTGGAACTGCCGCTCTTCGATGTGCGCATGCTTTGGCATCCGCGCACCGACCATTCGCCGGCGCACGAATGGCTGCGCGCGCTGATGATCGATTGCGCGCGCGAGGCATGA
- a CDS encoding alpha/beta fold hydrolase, protein MTTQAVPFARLAAPNDFIDEAGAHWQFRDSGPAGDAGALPLVLLPGALGNGDTAWRIAEAFEPERRVIRVTYPGGLAPDALATGLEALLRSLAAGPVALWGSSYGAWWAQAFALRFPHRVDALWLSNTFVDGADVAGSPLFDVAWLDAATGDEVRARWRAAFEARPDDLLRSVQLHMLHHGLPAHAFHARLRQVASAQALPPAVGIANTMVCDCEDDAVIAPAVRERVRARYPHARRLTLARGGHYPHIVAHAAVIGAMREWLA, encoded by the coding sequence GTGACCACGCAAGCTGTGCCTTTCGCAAGGCTGGCTGCGCCGAACGACTTCATCGACGAAGCCGGTGCGCACTGGCAGTTCCGAGACAGTGGTCCGGCAGGCGACGCAGGCGCCTTGCCGCTGGTGCTTCTGCCCGGCGCGCTCGGCAACGGCGATACGGCCTGGCGGATTGCAGAGGCTTTCGAGCCCGAGCGCCGCGTGATCCGTGTGACCTACCCGGGCGGTCTGGCACCCGACGCGCTGGCCACAGGCCTCGAAGCGCTGCTGCGCTCGCTGGCCGCGGGGCCGGTCGCGCTCTGGGGCTCTTCCTACGGTGCGTGGTGGGCGCAGGCTTTCGCGCTGCGTTTTCCACATCGGGTCGACGCACTCTGGCTTTCCAACACGTTCGTGGACGGCGCCGACGTCGCGGGCTCGCCGCTCTTCGATGTGGCCTGGCTCGATGCGGCGACGGGAGACGAGGTCCGCGCACGCTGGCGTGCCGCTTTCGAAGCTCGGCCCGACGACCTGCTGCGCAGCGTGCAGCTGCACATGCTCCATCACGGCCTTCCGGCGCACGCCTTCCATGCACGCCTTCGGCAGGTCGCGAGCGCGCAGGCGCTACCGCCGGCTGTTGGCATTGCGAACACCATGGTGTGCGATTGCGAGGACGACGCGGTGATCGCGCCCGCGGTGCGCGAGCGAGTGCGCGCACGCTACCCGCACGCCCGGCGCCTCACGCTCGCACGCGGGGGCCACTATCCGCACATCGTTGCGCACGCGGCGGTGATCGGCGCAATGCGTGAATGGCTGGCCTGA